A region from the Mustela erminea isolate mMusErm1 chromosome 10, mMusErm1.Pri, whole genome shotgun sequence genome encodes:
- the CZIB gene encoding CXXC motif containing zinc binding protein isoform X1: MGKIALQLKATLENVTNLRPLGEDFRWYLKMKCGNCGEVSEKWQYIRLMDSVALKGGRGSASMVQKCKLCARENSIEILSSTIRSYNAEDNEKFKTIVEFECRGLEPVDFQPQAGFAAEGVESGTVFSDINLQEKDWTDYDEKAQESVGIYEVTHQFVKC; this comes from the exons ATGGGG AAAATTGCGCTACAGCTCAAAGCCACGCTGGAGAATGTCACCAACCTCCGCCCCTTGGGTGAGGACTTCCGGTGGTACCTGAAG ATGAAATGTGGCAACTGTGGTGAGGTTTCAGAGAAGTGGCAGTATATTCGGCTAATG GACAGTGTGGCACTGAAGGGAGGTCGTGGCAGCGCCTCCATGGTCCAGAAGTGCAAGCTTTGTGCGAGGGAAAACTCCATCG AGATTTTGAGCAGCACCATCAGATCTTACAAT GCTGAAGACAATGAGAAGTTCAAGACAATTGTAGAGTTTGAATGCCGAGGCCTTGAACCAGTTGATTTCCAGCCCCAG GCTGGGTTTGCTGCTGAGGGTGTGGAATCGGGGACAGTCTTCAGTGATATTAATCTGCAGGAGAAG GATTGGACTGACTATGATGAAAAGGCTCAGGAATCTGTGGGAATCTACGAGGTCACCCACCAGTTTGTGAAGTGCTGA
- the CZIB gene encoding CXXC motif containing zinc binding protein isoform X3: MSPTSAPWMKCGNCGEVSEKWQYIRLMDSVALKGGRGSASMVQKCKLCARENSIEILSSTIRSYNAEDNEKFKTIVEFECRGLEPVDFQPQAGFAAEGVESGTVFSDINLQEKDWTDYDEKAQESVGIYEVTHQFVKC; encoded by the exons ATGTCACCAACCTCCGCCCCTTGG ATGAAATGTGGCAACTGTGGTGAGGTTTCAGAGAAGTGGCAGTATATTCGGCTAATG GACAGTGTGGCACTGAAGGGAGGTCGTGGCAGCGCCTCCATGGTCCAGAAGTGCAAGCTTTGTGCGAGGGAAAACTCCATCG AGATTTTGAGCAGCACCATCAGATCTTACAAT GCTGAAGACAATGAGAAGTTCAAGACAATTGTAGAGTTTGAATGCCGAGGCCTTGAACCAGTTGATTTCCAGCCCCAG GCTGGGTTTGCTGCTGAGGGTGTGGAATCGGGGACAGTCTTCAGTGATATTAATCTGCAGGAGAAG GATTGGACTGACTATGATGAAAAGGCTCAGGAATCTGTGGGAATCTACGAGGTCACCCACCAGTTTGTGAAGTGCTGA
- the CZIB gene encoding CXXC motif containing zinc binding protein isoform X2 has translation MHLLWHSLHRKLRYSSKPRWRMSPTSAPWMKCGNCGEVSEKWQYIRLMDSVALKGGRGSASMVQKCKLCARENSIEILSSTIRSYNAEDNEKFKTIVEFECRGLEPVDFQPQAGFAAEGVESGTVFSDINLQEKDWTDYDEKAQESVGIYEVTHQFVKC, from the exons ATGCACTTGCTCTGGCACTCCCTCCACAGAAAATTGCGCTACAGCTCAAAGCCACGCTGGAGAATGTCACCAACCTCCGCCCCTTGG ATGAAATGTGGCAACTGTGGTGAGGTTTCAGAGAAGTGGCAGTATATTCGGCTAATG GACAGTGTGGCACTGAAGGGAGGTCGTGGCAGCGCCTCCATGGTCCAGAAGTGCAAGCTTTGTGCGAGGGAAAACTCCATCG AGATTTTGAGCAGCACCATCAGATCTTACAAT GCTGAAGACAATGAGAAGTTCAAGACAATTGTAGAGTTTGAATGCCGAGGCCTTGAACCAGTTGATTTCCAGCCCCAG GCTGGGTTTGCTGCTGAGGGTGTGGAATCGGGGACAGTCTTCAGTGATATTAATCTGCAGGAGAAG GATTGGACTGACTATGATGAAAAGGCTCAGGAATCTGTGGGAATCTACGAGGTCACCCACCAGTTTGTGAAGTGCTGA
- the MAGOH gene encoding protein mago nashi homolog, with amino-acid sequence MESDFYLRYYVGHKGKFGHEFLEFEFRPDGKLRYANNSNYKNDVMIRKEAYVHKSVMEELKRIIDDSEITKEDDALWPPPDRVGRQELEIVIGDEHISFTTSKIGSLIDVNQSKDPEGLRVFYYLVQDLKCLVFSLIGLHFKIKPI; translated from the exons ATGGAGAGTGACTTTTATCTGCGTTACTACGTGGGTCACAAGGGCAAATTCGGCCACGAGTTCCTGGAGTTTGAGTTCCGACCCGACG gGAAATTGAGATATGCCAACAACAGCAATTACAAAAATGATGTCATGATCAGAAAAGAG GCTTATGTACATAAAAGTGTAATGGAGGAACTGAAGAGAATAATTGATGATAGTGAAATTACCAAAGAGGATGATGCCTTGTGGCCTCCCCCTGACCGAGTGGGCCGGCAG gaGCTTGAAATTGTCATTGGAGATGAACACATATCTTTCACAACATCAAAAATTGGTTCTCTTATTGATGTCAATCAATCCAA ggatccaGAAGGCTTACGAGTATTTTATTATCTTGTCCAGGACCTGAAGTGTTTGGTCTTCAGTCTTATTGGATTACACTTCAAGATTAAGCCAATCTAG
- the CPT2 gene encoding carnitine O-palmitoyltransferase 2, mitochondrial isoform X5, with amino-acid sequence MMTSSDPWFDMYLTARDSIVLNFNPFVAFNPDPKSEYNDQLTRATNMTISAVRFLKTLRAGLLEPEVFHLNPAKSDTDTFKRLIRFVPSSLSWYGAYLVNAYPLDMSQYFRLFNSTRLPRRTRDVLVTDEKARHLLVLRKGHFYVFDVLDHDGNIVSASEIQAHLKYILSDNSPAPEFPLAYLTTENRDVWAELRQKLVSEGNEETLRKVDSAVFCLCLDDFPIEGLVHLSHSMLHGDGTNRWYDKSFNLIIAKDGTAALHFEHAWGDGVAVLRFLNEVFKDSTQAPAISPQNQPARTDSSAAVQKLTFKLSDALKTGISTAKERFDAIVKTLTIDFIQFHRGGKEFLKKQRLSPDSVAQLAFQMAFLRQYGQTVATYESCSTAAFKHGRTETIRPASIFTKRCSEAFVREPSQHSVGELQQMMAECSKYHGQLTREAAMGQGFDRHLFALRYLAAAKGTALPELYLDPAYGQINHNILSTSTLSSPAVNVGGFAPVVPDGFGIGLEKKCVDGAWKDLSAAALPAKGALQPVSPEGTREQLLLFWKRPALGTAPNETRLDRAAAEERLSTRVGLPGYDLRQLYLSSQLGPKIVRLG; translated from the exons acCCCTGGTTTGATATGTACCTAACTGCTCGAGACTCTATCGTCTTGAACTTCAATCCATTCGTGGCATTCAACCCTGACCCAAAGTCTGAGTATAATGACCAGCTCACCAGGGCCACGAACATGACTATTTCTGCCGTCCGGTTTCTGAAGACTCTGCGGGCTGGTCTTTTGGAGCCAGAGGTTTTCCATTTGAACCCTGCCAAAAGTGACACTGATACCTTCAAGAGACTCATACGCTTTGTGCCTTCCTCCCTGTCCTGGTATGGGGCCTACCTGGTTAATGCATATCCCCTGGATATGTCCCAGTATTTTCGGCTTTTCAATTCAACTCGTTTACCCAGACGCACTCGGGATGTACTTGTCACTGATGAGAAGGCCAGGCACCTCCTGGTCCTAAGAAAAGGACATTTCTATGTTTTTGATGTCCTGGATCACGATGGAAACATCGTGAGTGCCTCGGAAATCCAGGCTCACCTGAAGTACATTCTCTCAGACAACAGCCCGGCCCCCGAGTTTCCGCTGGCGTATCTGACCACTGAGAACCGAGACGTGTGGGCAGAGCTCAGGCAGAAGCTGGTGAGTGAGGGCAATGAGGAGACGCTGAGGAAAGTGGACTCCGCTGTGTTCTGTCTCTGCCTGGATGACTTCCCCATCGAGGGCCTTGTCCACTTGTCTCACAGCATGCTACACGGCGATGGCACCAACCGCTGGTATGATAAGTCCTTTAACCTCATTATAGCCAAGGATGGCACTGCCGCCTTGCACTTCGAGCATGCTTGGGGCGACGGGGTGGCAGTGCTGAGGTTTTTGAACGAAGTGTTTAAAGACAGCACTCAGGCCCCTGCCATCAGCCCACAGAATCAGCCGGCCCGCACTGACTCCTCTGCGGCCGTGCAGAAACTTACCTTCAAGTTGAGTGATGCCCTCAAGACTGGCATCAGCACTGCGAAGGAGAGGTTTGATGCCATTGTGAAGACCCTCACCATTGACTTCATCCAGTTTCACAGAGGGGGCAAGGAGTTCTTAAAGAAGCAGAGGCTGAGTCCTGACTCGGTAGCCCAGCTGGCCTTCCAGATGGCCTTCCTGCGGCAGTATGGGCAGACCGTGGCCACCTATGAGTCCTGCAGCACCGCAGCCTTCAAGCACGGCCGCACCGAGACCATTAGGCCAGCCTCCATCTTCACGAAGAGGTGTTCCGAGGCCTTTGTCAGGGAGCCCTCCCAACACAGCGTTGGCGAGCTTCAGCAGATGATGGCTGAGTGCTCCAAGTATCATGGCCAGCTGACCAGAGAAGCCGCCATGg GCCAGGGCTTTGACCGACACTTATTTGCTCTGCGGTACCTGGCAGCAGCCAAGGGGACTGCTCTGCCTGAGCTCTACCTGGACCCGGCATATGGGCAGATAAACCACAACATCCTGTCCACGAGCACCCTGAGCAGCCCAGCAGTGAACGTCGGTGGCTTTGCCCCTGTGGTCCCTGATGGCTTTGGCATTGG CCTAGAAAAGAAGTGTGTTGATGGCGCTTGGAAAGATCTCAGTGCTGCTGCCCTTCCTGCCAAAGGGGCCCTACAACCCGTTAGCCCAGAAGGGACTCGAGAGCAACTCCTCCTCTTCTGGAAGAGGCCTGCATTGGGTACTGCTCCTAATGAGACCCGCCTGGACAGAGCTGCTGCAGAAGAAAGACTGAGTACTAGAGTCGGCCTGCCTGGATATGATCTCAGACAGCTCTACCTCTCTTCCCAGCTAGGGCCCAAGATTGTCAGACTGGGCTGA